CGTTGCTCTGTAAATCTTTACCACCTATGAACAAATAGTTTAAACATCTATGACATTTTTGAAATGTAGCGAAAAGAAGTATTCATAGGCCTGTGAGAATCaccaaaagtaaaaaaattatGGTGGAATCATTTGATTGATCAATGCCAACAATGATCGTGGTTCTGATTGGTATTGCTCAAAGAGTagtatttgtgtttttcaGTTTGTGTAAACGCATCATCGGCTACCAACGTCGGTATTtgtgtgatttaaaaaaatataattggAGATTTTTATCCAAGTTATAAATATATGAATACGTATAAACATGCGCTAACGATCATATAGGCGATTTGCTGCTATGAGCTGTATGAGCGTTACATAGTTCCGTGAGGGAATGTAACGGTGGCGGGCAAGAAAGTGAATTGGAACGCACTGCTTCAGCACGGGTTTACTGCCGCACGCTTCAGTGGGTGCgtggaaaagtgtgaaaactGGCTAAAACGTGCATGACGTGAGAAATCGTGAAAAATAGATCCAATTTCCATGGTTTTATGCGACGTTCGAGCGAATTTCGAGCAAGCAAATGAAAGAGGAGAAAAAACTGCATACACTGGCAAAACACCGTAGTAGGCCAAGCACTAAGTTAGATTCGAAAGTGCATACCTTCACTGACGTTAAACTTTCAAATTACTCCGCCGGAACGGGTGCATGCGTGTTACATTACTAAATAGTACTGGGAGTACTACAAAAGTAGCGTGTGCATCGTGCTCTTAAAATGCACTTATATTTCAACTAAACTCATTTTCTAGCTTTACCATTTATGAGTTATTTTTCACAGTGGGACAtctgtttggtttttaaaGGGACACGGTGGCAAAGCACGATCGTTACAACCAATGGACagttttgattcattttgatCTCGGTGTAACGTATTCTTTTGTTGTCCGATTGCGCCGTGAAGGGAAACGTAGCACTTTGCCCACTTCGAAGTGGCGTTTTGCAAccaaaacggaaccggaagtatGGTAGAAGCTCTactctttcggtggccaaaccgATGCGGCTGCTACGCTTCAATGCTCGACGGGAAAGTGAATGGGTTGGCAACTTTATTCGGTTCACTTTGCTGCTTAGGCAGTTCGTTTTACAACCAAAAGTATTAATGTTGAGTTTAATACTAACGCTGAAGCTATATTTCGGTGACAGTAATTAGTCTattgaaattaaaccaattttaGAATTCAGTAATCCATTCTATGAAGGATTGAGTTTCTCTACTATGGAAGGCACTCTCAAGTATCTGGAAGTGCTgctatgtgtttgtgttcacGAATGCATGATCTTCTATTTCCATTcctttaaaattatttgaaatatCTTCAATGCTTATAATGATTCACCAAGACTTTGCACCAAAAGATATTGGTTTCAGTATCAAAGTCTGGTCTAACTGCTTCAGTTTTCAAGACAAAACTGGCATGTTGATAAGGTCATCGGATGTGGATGATTCATGTGTGCCAATGTAGCGCAATTGCTACATTGGCTTTAAATGTAGTCAGTTTAGCCATTAACTGATCAATGCTAAACTGGCGTACAGAATCGTTCTTTTctatttaatttcaatttttttctttcttttctctctcggcGATTACTAGCATCTTGGCGGATCTTGAatgatgtttgttttagtaACTTTATTTACCATTAATTTACATCTTTTGTGCAGTCCAGAGACGCTAGTAAAACTTGCAAACGTCTTTCTTCCCATAGTTGAATTTTCAGAATAAAAGACACGTTTAGTAGAATCAACATGCTCACTGTTTGATTACTACATAAAAGGTGGGGTTGAAGGTGGGGTCATCAGTGGAGGATGATTAATTGATGAGGATCATTAATTGTACTGAACAACTCGAGTAACACATGAAGACGAATGCAAAATTTTTGAGCAcacaatttatttaatttttgataaGCTCGTGAATGTTCAAACCATGaagtatgttttatttttaaaatgaaatcttTTTCTGCTATCTATCAGAATGGCAAAACTGCTGATTAGATATAGTATTTATCTGGAGCGGGGACCGGTGTGTAACCTACCTCTATTGGCTAAACTCATACCTTCAGTAACGATTCTGGCGGTGTTGAAAAACGTTCATTGCCCAGAGTGAGTTTCAAAACTGGGGAATCCGGAATAGGGAAACAGTGGCCTCAAGCAGAGGAACAATGTGATATTATTTATCGTGTCCGTAGTTGAAATAACCACTCAAGAATCTTGTTTAAGCCATCGAATACGAATTGGTTttttgatcgatcggttgctcGGTAGTTCGTTTTTAATGCCTAATTGAATTTACGGGCAAAGAAGTACAGCGTTGGTTTTACTTCACATCTGCGCCCATCATTTGACCCTCATACTCGGACGTGGCAAGGTTGTGTGCTGTGATCGAAGCTACTACAACGGAATATTATAGTTTATAAAAcgtttggaaaacaatttgaaaacgAATTTGTGACTAGTTGGTGCTGCAGAAAAGTAAACCTTATCCAGTGCATTGTGTTACGATTTTCTTACAGTGTCGAAGACCTTAGTGGTCGAAGTGCGTGACCACATACGTACCGTGAATCACCGATTACTCACATTATCGATTTGCGAAAGATGTGTGCACTGAAATTATGGACACAAATGATAACGCTATGTATCGATGTCGACGTCTTATCTGCTAGCTTGCCTAGTGAATTcattcttcttctccttccgGCAAACCATAAAGAtaaatttatggtttttgataaatttacaACCTTCGGAAACATTTGTAGTAGAAAAAATGCTGACAATCTGAAATATTACATTCCAATATCCCTTAAGTACCTATCAATTTTCCACGCGAACAATCCGCTAAGCGCagggttatttatttgtaCAATAGTCAACAAGCGAAGGAAGAtcgttgttttgttgatgtACCGTCTGTTACTGATACGTTTGAAACGTTTATGACGTAAAATAGAACTGATCTGACTAACCTAACATATAATCACTATTTTACTGTTGTCTTTCACATacactctctatctctttctttctttctcgttttaAGTGCTAAGCTGGTTTTTACCTTTTTACAACAACAGATACATAATCATCATATGCAAATAGGTGGACTGAACTTTtctttgcatttttgtttggGCATTGCACAGTAAACACTCAATACGTACACGAACATCCACAACTGTCAATGCATAGATTGTACATAATTGAAGCACTTTAGTGAAGGGCATTTGCCACTAAACCCATTTACAAAGAGTAAACGCGTCGTAACAGTCCACGGGAGCCATGTCTTTAACGGACAAGGAATACACCAATCTGGTAAGTAGGTTGTGTTTCACTAATCTCCCTcggttgtgtgttgtgtgtgcgaattaaaaaagaaattttaatatttcaaacaataaCCCAGTTAGGGTGATGTAACGATCAATTATAACTTCTTTGCCCTTCCGCATCCGTCTCGCCCTGGCAGACTATCAGCATTTCCAAGGCTCTCAGCAATGTGGAAATGCCCATCAAGGTCAAGCATGTTCGTGCCGCCATCATCGGGACGTTTCACAGCAACGGTGGGCACGCGTTCTGGGCCATAGCTATCCGGCAACCGATACAGGATAATCGGATCGTGGCCTGGAAGTTCTGCCACCTGCTGCATAAAATTCTGCGCGAAGGCCATCATCTATGTTGTCAGCATTCGATGCGCCATCGCGGCATGTTACTGGAGGCTGGAAAACTGTGGGGTCACTTGAACGATGGTTATGGCATCTGCATTAAACATTACACGAAACTGCTCGTCACAAAGCTGGAGTTCCACGACCGTAATCCCCGAATACCGGGCAACCTTTCGCTTCGGTCGGGCGACCTCGAGAAGATCGGCGAAGGTGATATTAACGTTTAGTAAGTGCTAGAACGTAAGAACTTGTTGGTATTTGGATTTAACAAACTTCTATCATTCAAGCTTCCAGCTGGCTGTCGAAATATTCGATTATTTGGATGACATTGTTGCATTACAAGCAACCAGTAAGTTTTGTGGGCGAAACCAAAACGATCTTCTTAAAAACTAAACTACATTTTCCCATTTGCAGTATTCAAATCTATCACGACGTTCTGCGTCAGTTCCATGACTTCGCCCGGCCAGTGTCGGTTGGCACCATTGATCCCTTGCATACAGGATTCAAATCCACTGTACGATATGTTGGTGCGCATTATGTTCAAACTGCACGCCAACTTGCCCTCGGATCTGCTTACCGGGCACCGGCAGCGCTTCGGTACATTGTTCCATCAGCTGAAGATGTTCTATAGCCAATCGCGCAATTTGCAGTACTTCGTTAATCTGATAACCGTGCCGAAGCTGCCGGAAGCGCCACCAAATTTTGAGCTGCAAAGCGATCTAGGCAACTATCAGGCTCCGGTTGTCGTTATGCCCGACAGCGATCCATGTGACAATgaaccggagccggtggtggaaaatctgATTGACACTGCCGAGGCTGCACCACCGATACCGGAACTACCGCAACATAACAACCATCAGCAATCGGTTGCACCGGTAGTGCCCGTGGCGCAGCTAATGGAGCTGGAGCGTTTGATCCAGGAGCGCGACGATTTGATACGACACCTGCAGACGGAAACCCATCGATTGTCTAATCACGTTAAGTCGATCACGATCGAACAGAGAGACGTGCAAATGCGTATGGAGGAGGAGGTCGCCGCACTGAACGTTCAGCTAACGCAAAGTCACGGCGAGCTTATGAATTTACGCTTCCAGAAGGAAGAGCTGGAACTACGGGCTCAAACTGCACCTAATCTGGAGCGTACGTACCAACCATCCCGTTCGAGAAAGACTCTTCATGTGCTCTAACTGATTCCCTGTTTTGCATCCTTAGAACGTGCGCAAGCGGAAGAGGAACGTGCGAAGGCGAGTGAGGAGAAGTTCCAGAAACTAAAAACCATGTACACGCAGATACGCGACGAGCATGTAAATCTTCTGCGCCAGGTGAGGTAGCACTGTTTTTCACCATATTTTGCACAATAAGTCTACGGGCCGCGTTCCTGTGGCACGCATTTATACTGTGCCGGACGTATTTGGAGCCTGACGTGCACAAAtattacaaaaacaaacggcaaacttCAACTCCAATCTTTGATCGTATTATCTCATCATTTTAATCTGTgttgtgaaaatttatgtcGAGCTTCTTTGTTCTTAAAATCACCATCTTTTCTTTGCAATACATGCTTTATTGATCGCAGGTGAAAATTGATCAATACAAGATCAACTGCTACGTGCAGGTTAGTAAGGTTACGATTGAATGCCTCAATACGTGTTTCGAATCATCTATTGAAGTCGTCAAAACCTGCTCCATAAGTACACCTTATTATTGCCAGTTACCATAGCAGTAGGTTTTGGCTAGGCTCGTATTTTCCGACAAATTTTGTTAGTTATCAGCGACATAGGTTTGAATTGGCCATACTCCTCTTTGGCTTCCCTCTTGGATAGTTGCGAATAATTGTATAAGCACCGGAGGCACAGTACTTGTTATTCCGCCATGTAGAGAGTACGAGTAACATTAAATAGCAAAGCTTGATTTTTTAGTTTAGTCAATAAGGTCAGTTTACTCATATTAACTGTACGTTGAACGTTTTAAAATCTGTCTGTCACGCTTAGCATGGAGAAATAAGCAAGCAGCTGGCTACTTCTACAACCGCTGCCGTCGAAGCTAACAAAGCTAAAGCGGAGCTCCAGTGCCAGCTGGAAGAACTCGAACAAAAGCAGTCCTTGGTGCAGAACGCACTACAGCAAAGCTCGGTCGAGGCGCGCCAAGAGCAGGAAGCTATCGCGGAACAGCTACAAACCATGACACAGAAGTGCGAATCGCTACAGAGCCGGTACGATGAAATGGAAGCCGCTCGGCAGGCCGAGGTAGCTGAACTGCGTATCGGGCTGGAGCGCCTAGAGACCGAACTGCAGACATTTCAACACGATCGCGAAACACTGTCTAATGAAAAGGGCAGCCTTGAGGAGCGACTGGCGGAAATAGAGGGCGAAAAGGAAGAACTGGCCCTAAAATATCAGGAATGCGTTGGCAAAATTGAAGCCCTCGAGCTAAAGACTGACCAGTATGCCAGAGAGGAAGCATCACTGCAGCAGAGTGTTTGTGAGAATACGCAGAAAACACAAGGTAAGCGCTCATCAGTTGTCGTTCGTGGGTTCATTCGAatgttttgggttgttttcAACAATTGCTTCTGACCGATTTTGCACATTCTGTTGTTAACATGCATTCACGAACCTTTCAAACTTTACGGCACATTTTCAGTAAGTTTTCATTTATGGGTTATATTGGCTGGGCGCTCTTGAAACTATTAGCGCTAACATGTTTGCCTCTCAAACGGTACCGTAATTGTCTTTCCTATCATATAACATTGCAGAACTATCTGATCGTATCGAACAACTTCTGGCGGAAAATTGTGCACTGGAACAAAAATATTCCCATCTGGAAACAGCGAAAGCAGCGCAAGAGGAGGAATTCAATCGTACCCACCAGGAGGAACGGAACCGCTACGATTCGCTACAGACAGAGATGAGCGAAACGCTTGGCAAacttgaaacgaaaaacgcgACCATTGCCGATGAGCGACAGCAAACGTTGAatcagctgttgctgctgcaaacGGAGTCCACCCAGAAACAGTCCGATTTCGAGTCGCTAGAGCACGACCTCAAGTCTGTGATCGAACAAAAGGATCACGAACTGGAAGAAATAAATGCCAAGTACCGCGAGCTGGAGGAAAAGTATCAGGTAAAGTGGGGCGGGTGCAAATTCTCTGATGCAGTCATTTTCGACAATTTGCTTgtgatttgtgttttctcATTTCACGTGCAGTGGTTACCTTTTGCCATATTTGCATCTCGACTAGCGACATCATTCATCATATTGCTTGAACGTGGTTGTTTATgcttggttgttgttttgatgttcgagcgccatcattttcatcaccattTGTGCTAATTGCTTGGAGCATACGTATAAGATAATGTGCCTAACAACTTGTCTGCCTTTTGGGAATGTGTCCAAAGCAAAGAATCTTTATAATAATTTCTTGTTTTCCCCATTCTTTCACGCGCGGCGCGAATGAAAACTATAAAAAATCCGACACCTCCACGATCACCAACCACCAGGGTCTAGATGCGAATATGGAACGGTCACTTTCCGAGAAGGAAACAATTGAATCTGATTTGCAAGATTTACTACACCAACAGGAAGAAACGGAGCAGAGGTTGCGAGCAGCGCAGGCAACAGTCGGTACGCTTCAGGCTGCCCTGGCCGATAGTCGCATTACTGGTGAAACCGCTTTGCGCACCCTGCTGGAGGCTTGCATAAAATCGTCGGAAAAGCTTACACTACGGGCCATCGGTGAAAACGAAATGCCGGGGGCTGGCGGTACGCCGACCTACTTTTTGATGATCGCCGAGGAGTTGCAGGAGGTGCTGACGAAACTGAAAATGGTCCATGAAAATTATCTGAAGGACAATTCGACAAACGTGGAATCGTTGGCGAGGAAAGTTATCATCGGAGCGCATTTATTGGCGTCCGCCCACGTGCAGGGGATGACCATTTGCAACCGGTCAGCAAACATAGAGAGTGGTGAACGTAAGTCGATCGCATGTCCATATTTAGTACATAATATTCATATTTGATATTTACTgccttcgttttgtttgtttttaatttaatatttttaattataatacattttgaatgaaaatcgaAACTACGAACCAAAAAAGGCGTTTTCCGATAAAAGTCTCGATTCCTATTTTTAGAAAAGCTTAAGAACCTAAAAACACCATTATATTAAATAGAAATGAAACAGCTATTGAAAGTTCGCTCATGAAAGTTTATTTAGTTGCTTGTTGTTAGATACTATTTATCGTTAATTTCTAAATCACAATGATGATTTTAATGAGTAcgttaattttctttatttgctgcatctttttttaaattttcttgaATGGTACACTAATTTGTGAGTATTGTAATGTTGCATCGTTTCACTAAATAATGAGTGATTTTGTAGTTTTATGACTTTGTTAAACCTTTGTTACCATTTCACAATCGACAGGCATAGCGGAAGAGATCAAGAAGCTTGGCCTGTCAATTACCAGCCTATTCCAAGCGCTGCAAAAAACAAGCGAATCTGACACGGTCAGTGAGAGAGTAAAGGATTTAAAGCTAAAACTGGAACAAGTCACCACTATGATCGTCGACCTCGGAAAGCAAACGGATGGCACCGAAAATCTTGGCGATATGGTCGAATCCGAACTTTCCAGCATGGATAAAGCCATTGAAGAGGCTGCTTCACAGATAGAGGTATGCAATGGCGGCTAGTGGTCGCTACTGTTAGTTAGTTTTGGTACCCTGTTTTCATAATCGTTTCATTTATCACAGGAAATGCTATCAAAATCGCGTGCTTCCGATTCTGGTATAAAATTAGAAGTCAACGAAAAAATCCTCGACGCTTGTACGAACCTCATGCAAGCGATTCGACTGCTGGTGCAAAAATCGCGGTTGCTGCAGTCAGAGATCGTATCGCTAGGCAAGGGCACTGCTTCGGCGAAGGAGTTCTATAAGCGCAATCACCAGTGGACGGAGGGCTTAATTTCAGCTGCAAAAAGTGTCGCCCAAGGGGCCAACTTCTTGGTGTAAGTCATGGTTTGATCACTTTCATTACTGGGCAATGATTATGGATGGTACCTTCTTTTGCATTGCATCACAGGACGGCAGCGAACAaaacggtggccggcggaGCAAAGCACCAGCTCGATTTGGTAGTGGCTGCCCAGGAAATTGCTGCCTGTACTGCTCAGCTTGTAGTGGCAAGTCGCGTGAAGGCACCTCGCACCAGCACGAACTTATCTGCGCTGGGTACGGCTTCAAAGAACGTGACTCAAGCGACGGGAATCGTTGTGGCTACCGCCAAAGATTGCAGCCAACGGTTGGAAGACTCGCAGGATCTTGATCTCGGCACGCTGACGGTGCATCAAGCCAAAACGAAGGAGATGGAAATTCAGGTGAAGGTTCTAGAGCTCGAGCAAGCGCTACAGGTTGAGCGCATGCGATTGGCTTCgttccgaaagaaaaactaccACCAACCGGTCGAAGAGTAGCAAACTTCCAAGTGACATTACTACTTTttaacgagaaaaaaaaactgaaatacGGGTTGAAACTGTCTAGGGATGGCTGCTAGCAACTTTTACTCGTTCCGTATggaacaattttccaacatcGAGTGCTGTTCCGGAAATGTATTTTTGtattaaacttgttttcgctttcattgGATTAAAAACTGAAGTTAGGTGCATCTTTTCTGCGCCactaatttttaataaaatacaatCTAACACTCCCACCAGATGCAAGCCAGTCGCGCtgctgaaagtgaaacaaatggTTTCCGATGTGCCGCATTGGACGCCCTCGCGTATGAATATTCGTAAGAATGTCActgttaatttattatttacacaGCATCAtgttttaaagtttgtttgctGTCAACAATATATTGTAATTACATCTTTATGAAGAAATAAAAGCCACGGCAATATGCACACTTTTGAAAAACGGGCTTATATTTAAAATGCATTCTAGCTTTTTGGCGGACGCCGTTAGTTGGCACCGGTGTTTGAACATAAAGAATGTGATCCCAAACCGGTCCCGAAAAATCCGGTTTGTGTGTAGGTGCCTTAGCAAATAATTTTGCCTTAGATACGTATTTATAAGGTACTGATTGCAGGATGAGGTTAAAACTTTGAGTAATGAAATGTGTATGCATGAAAATACTGTGGACGACTGGCACTGTAAAATGAGTAGAAGTCTATGGTCTATGTTTTTAAATCCTTTGAGACCTTTGAGTCTGTTCAAATGGTACTACGTATTTTTTTCAACACAGATTTGCATAAAAGCGTAAACAAATGTATTTTTCAACAAGGGCAGAAATAGGTTACTCATCGAATGCTGCATTTATGGCATACTTCGGCAGGGAGTAAATCAGTGGTtctaaaaacaacaacatactGGAACCAGTTTTGGAACGTATTTACTGGCTACGCAATAGTGCCGATGGTAACAATAATCGCACCGCGTAAATAAAGCAACCATTCCGGGGGCTCGTCCTTCAGTTGTGGAACATTCAACGACCACTCGCCAGAAACACCTGCCCGAGGTGCGATGTTCAATCACTTTCGATCGCACTAAGCGCTGGCGACTTGAATATCATCTTATCTCCCTTAAGTTCATTAGCTATTCAACGGAATACATGGATACATGGATGGCGTCAACGATTCAGTTCTCCATGGATTCGCAGCACAGGGTTTGTGTTTCTAAGGCGGCCGTCTGGTAGCAACAGGCAACGGTCGCATCGGATGATCCAGCGAAAGTGATCAGTTGCCTGTCGGTGACCGATGCGAGAAAGTTCTACATTTCCAGGTTGAAACTTGTAGCACGTAGCGCCGCAGCGAATGGTCCCGGACCGGTTTTGAAACCATGCATGGCGACGATagatatttttattcaattctCCCTAACCAGTAGCTGCTGGAAGGGAACAGCGACCGTTCTTT
The nucleotide sequence above comes from Anopheles bellator chromosome 1, idAnoBellAS_SP24_06.2, whole genome shotgun sequence. Encoded proteins:
- the LOC131206568 gene encoding huntingtin-interacting protein 1 isoform X2, yielding MASLSLPRVLQNRKSPVEVERENLVKHLTISISKALSNVEMPIKVKHVRAAIIGTFHSNGGHAFWAIAIRQPIQDNRIVAWKFCHLLHKILREGHHLCCQHSMRHRGMLLEAGKLWGHLNDGYGICIKHYTKLLVTKLEFHDRNPRIPGNLSLRSGDLEKIGEGDINVYFQLAVEIFDYLDDIVALQATIFKSITTFCVSSMTSPGQCRLAPLIPCIQDSNPLYDMLVRIMFKLHANLPSDLLTGHRQRFGTLFHQLKMFYSQSRNLQYFVNLITVPKLPEAPPNFELQSDLGNYQAPVVVMPDSDPCDNEPEPVVENLIDTAEAAPPIPELPQHNNHQQSVAPVVPVAQLMELERLIQERDDLIRHLQTETHRLSNHVKSITIEQRDVQMRMEEEVAALNVQLTQSHGELMNLRFQKEELELRAQTAPNLEQRAQAEEERAKASEEKFQKLKTMYTQIRDEHVNLLRQVKIDQYKINCYVQHGEISKQLATSTTAAVEANKAKAELQCQLEELEQKQSLVQNALQQSSVEARQEQEAIAEQLQTMTQKCESLQSRYDEMEAARQAEVAELRIGLERLETELQTFQHDRETLSNEKGSLEERLAEIEGEKEELALKYQECVGKIEALELKTDQYAREEASLQQSVCENTQKTQELSDRIEQLLAENCALEQKYSHLETAKAAQEEEFNRTHQEERNRYDSLQTEMSETLGKLETKNATIADERQQTLNQLLLLQTESTQKQSDFESLEHDLKSVIEQKDHELEEINAKYRELEEKYQGLDANMERSLSEKETIESDLQDLLHQQEETEQRLRAAQATVGTLQAALADSRITGETALRTLLEACIKSSEKLTLRAIGENEMPGAGGTPTYFLMIAEELQEVLTKLKMVHENYLKDNSTNVESLARKVIIGAHLLASAHVQGMTICNRSANIESGEPEEIKKLGLSITSLFQALQKTSESDTVSERVKDLKLKLEQVTTMIVDLGKQTDGTENLGDMVESELSSMDKAIEEAASQIEEMLSKSRASDSGIKLEVNEKILDACTNLMQAIRLLVQKSRLLQSEIVSLGKGTASAKEFYKRNHQWTEGLISAAKSVAQGANFLVTAANKTVAGGAKHQLDLVVAAQEIAACTAQLVVASRVKAPRTSTNLSALGTASKNVTQATGIVVATAKDCSQRLEDSQDLDLGTLTVHQAKTKEMEIQVKVLELEQALQVERMRLASFRKKNYHQPVEE
- the LOC131206568 gene encoding huntingtin-interacting protein 1-related protein isoform X6; its protein translation is MASLSLPRVLQNRKSPVEVERENLVKHLTISISKALSNVEMPIKVKHVRAAIIGTFHSNGGHAFWAIAIRQPIQDNRIVAWKFCHLLHKILREGHHLCCQHSMRHRGMLLEAGKLWGHLNDGYGICIKHYTKLLVTKLEFHDRNPRIPGNLSLRSGDLEKIGEGDINVYFQLAVEIFDYLDDIVALQATIFKSITTFCVSSMTSPGQCRLAPLIPCIQDSNPLYDMLVRIMFKLHANLPSDLLTGHRQRFGTLFHQLKMFYSQSRNLQYFVNLITVPKLPEAPPNFELQSDLGNYQAPVVVMPDSDPCDNEPEPVVENLIDTAEAAPPIPELPQHNNHQQSVAPVVPVAQLMELERLIQERDDLIRHLQTETHRLSNHVKSITIEQRDVQMRMEEEVAALNVQLTQSHGELMNLRFQKEELELRAQTAPNLEQRAQAEEERAKASEEKFQKLKTMYTQIRDEHVNLLRQVKIDQYKINCYVQHGEISKQLATSTTAAVEANKAKAELQCQLEELEQKQSLVQNALQQSSVEARQEQEAIAEQLQTMTQKCESLQSRYDEMEAARQAEVAELRIGLERLETELQTFQHDRETLSNEKGSLEERLAEIEGEKEELALKYQECVGKIEALELKTDQYAREEASLQQSVCENTQKTQELSDRIEQLLAENCALEQKYSHLETAKAAQEEEFNRTHQEERNRYDSLQTEMSETLGKLETKNATIADERQQTLNQLLLLQTESTQKQSDFESLEHDLKSVIEQKDHELEEINAKYRELEEKYQEETEQRLRAAQATVGTLQAALADSRITGETALRTLLEACIKSSEKLTLRAIGENEMPGAGGTPTYFLMIAEELQEVLTKLKMVHENYLKDNSTNVESLARKVIIGAHLLASAHVQGMTICNRSANIESGERIAEEIKKLGLSITSLFQALQKTSESDTVSERVKDLKLKLEQVTTMIVDLGKQTDGTENLGDMVESELSSMDKAIEEAASQIEEMLSKSRASDSGIKLEVNEKILDACTNLMQAIRLLVQKSRLLQSEIVSLGKGTASAKEFYKRNHQWTEGLISAAKSVAQGANFLVTAANKTVAGGAKHQLDLVVAAQEIAACTAQLVVASRVKAPRTSTNLSALGTASKNVTQATGIVVATAKDCSQRLEDSQDLDLGTLTVHQAKTKEMEIQVKVLELEQALQVERMRLASFRKKNYHQPVEE